A stretch of the Zeugodacus cucurbitae isolate PBARC_wt_2022May chromosome 6, idZeuCucr1.2, whole genome shotgun sequence genome encodes the following:
- the LOC105209847 gene encoding complex I assembly factor ACAD9, mitochondrial produces the protein MLRLRNTLHRIVQQNCSKKFEYVNGKCIRATSTSAGRDSQSSAKTTTDGSFASEDAVDQQRRTGAGVKMAPDAGKLRARFPLVKNFFVGVVDNEMLGYPEVVQREEMARIENEKLPLTNFFKDQVNNAIIDRTRQIPADVVDSVRQLGLYGINVPADFDGKGLGWTTSLMLSEPESNCANVSLGLLSHRIIIDLLKEVGSTEQQQRFLPKLVNGSQVGVEAIFEYDIAENELFNTTAEYHAETNEWLLSGKKAFAVTGPFATTNAAPLFLVIAQTRRLNVKGDAGRSTTIFLVDSNTAGVKLGEQHLTIGCRGLEIRRVEFDQVHIPASCVVGAANEGNEVAEVLLRSSRLRNAAMGLGMAKQLVNDLTAYCIDNRQCNVPLKDMEMLQMHLSEASCATYAIESMIYMTAGILDEFASPDVALEAAITKYYSLKQLFKIAGKCMDIIGPKSLLSGQETEVLFRDAAQLYTHGESMDTLRLYIALAGLQHAGGLLQDTVRMQRNPLFHPGHILSKFLQSSNIDNPKTKLRLNEHVHPSLEPAAQSVEQSVARLQMCVELLLTRYGNAVVEKHHDMHRLADITATIYAMFASLSRASRSYCIGLQLADYELVLASAVCTHGRDKVHTLATEIFNGQYVNNDSNLQRLAKQVIQSKGYFPVHPLTFNF, from the exons ATGTTACGTCTCCGCAACACATTGCACCGGATTGTGCAACAAAATTGCAGCAAAAAGTTCGAATATGTGAATGGAAAATGTATACGTGCTACCAGCACTAGTGCCGGACGTGACAGTCAATCCTCAGCAAAAACCACTACTGATGGTTCGTTTGCCAGTGAAGATGCTGTTGACCAACAACGGCGCACTGGGGCAGGTGTTAAGATGGCACCAGATGCAGGGAAATTGCGTGCACGTTTCCCATTAGTGAAGAATTTCTTTGTTGGTGTGGTTGATAATGAAATGCTTGGCTATCCCGAGGTTGTGCAACGTGAAGAAATGGCTCGTattgaaaacgaaaaattacCACTTACAAATTTCTTCAAAGATCAAGTGAACAATGCGATAATTGATCGCACGCGCCAAATACCTGCAGATGTTGTTGATTCAGTACGGCAATTGGGTTTATATGGTATTAATGTGCCGGCAGATTTTGACGGCAAAGGTTTAGGTTGGACCACCAGTTTAATGCTTTCAGAGCCAGAGTCAAATTGCGCTAATGTATCGCTGGGCCTGTTATCACATCGCATAATCATCGATTTGCTAAAAGAAGTTGGTAGTACCGAACAACAGCAGCGATTTTTACCAAAATTAGTAAATG gtTCACAAGTTGGTGTTGAAGCAATATTCGAGTACGATATAGCAGAAAATGAACTTTTCAATACAACCGCCGAATATCATGCGGAAACTAACGAGTGGTTGCTGTCTGGCAAAAAGGCATTCGCAGTAACTGGTCCATTTGCTACAACCAATGCTGCGCCACTCTTTTTGGTGATCGCTCAAACGCGTCGCCTAAACGTTAAAGGCGATGCCGGACGCAGTACCACAATTTTCTTAGTGGACAGTAACACAGCAGGTGTTAAATTAGGAGAACAACATTTGACAATCGGCTGCAGAGGTTTAGAAATACGACGTGTGGAATTTGACCAAGTGCATATACCAGCCAGTTGTGTAGTCGGTGCTGCAAACGAAGGCAATGAAGTAGCAGAAGTATTGCTGCGCAGTAGCCGCTTGCGAAATGCGGCGATGGGACTGGGTATGGCCAAGCAGTTGGTTAACGACTTGACAGCATACTGCATCGACAATCGACAGTGCAATGTGCCGCTtaa GGATATGGAAATGTTGCAGATGCATTTGTCGGAGGCGTCTTGTGCCACATATGCTATTGAAAGTATGATATATATGACAGCTGGCATACTGGATGAATTTGCCTCGCCAGATGTGGCGTTAGAAGCAGCAATCACTAAA TATTATAGTCTTAAGCAACTGTTCAAAATTGCTGGTAAATGTATGGACATTATTGGGCCAAAATCACTACTTTCTGGTCAGGAAACAGAGGTGCTATTCCGCGATGCTGCACAACTATACACACATGGCGAATCAATGGACACGCTGCGCTTATACATCGCTCTAGCTGGCTTACAGCACGCAGGC GGTCTACTTCAAGACACAGTACGCATGCAACGCAATCCACTGTTCCACCCCGGTCACATATTGAGCAAATTCCTGCAAAGTTCTAACATTGATAATCCAAAGACCAAATTGCGTTTGAATGAACATGTGCATCCCTCTTTGGAACCCGCCGCGCAAAGTGTAGAACAGTCAGTGGCACGTCTGCAGATGTGCGTTGAGTTGCTGCTAACACGTTATGGCAACGCTGTGGTGGAGAAACATCATGACATGCACCGTTTGGCCGATATTACAGCCACAATCTATGCAATGTTTGCAAGTTTATCGCGTGCCTCACGCTCCTACTGCATAGGCCTGCAGTTGGCCGACTATGAGTTGGTGCTGGCCTCCGCCGTGTGTACGCATGGTCGTGATAAAGTGCACACATTAGCCACGGAAATCTTCAATGGACAGTATGTGAATAACGATAGTAATTTGCAACGTTTGGCCAAGCAAGTCATACAAAGCAAAGGCTATTTCCCCGTGCATCCGCTTACTTTTAATTTCTAA
- the Hex-t2_3 gene encoding hexokinase type 2: MGELTRLREFLNELIPSEDQFKRLYQNFCAQVRKGLGAKTNKESDTKCYLTYVQDFPTGNETGRYLALDLGGSRFRVLLVTLKADHEAEQVTKIFDLSEKELRGSGTQLFDYIAKCLHEFVCEQKVEAEHMSLGFTFSFPCVQTGLSRATLVRWTKGFNCTDTVGEDVGVMLKAAIARRTGLKIDMVAILNDTTGTQMSCAHRNPACNIGLIVGTGCNACYTEKVENCERLDSKYKDRPKIIINVEWGAFGEKGGLEHLLTDYDRIVDKNSLNAGAQIYEKMVAGMYMGELVRLVMLRAVNENLVFAQCKLRKYITDILTKKPNCIETKVLSDIANDKGDDWPLVKDVFKNIFHLNDADPEDCMKFKYICDVVAKRAGNMLGVTLSGLVNKVGENFTIIGVDGTVYRCHPNFDGYMRETLDQFVEKDYKYDIMLSEDGSGRGAALVAAVVHREYIERKSLNARLRQ, translated from the exons atGGGCGAATTAACACGATTACGAGaatttttaaacgaattaaTTCCAAGTGAAGATCAGTTTAAGCGTTTATATCAAAACTTCTGCGCACAAGTACGCAAAGGCTTGGGCGCGAAGACCAACAAGGAATCAGATACCAAATGTTATCTGACCTATGTACAGGATTTTCCAACCGGCAATGAGACGGGTAGATATTTAGCACTCGATTTGGGTGGATCACGGTTTCGTGTGCTGCTCGTCACGCTGAAGGCCGATCACGAGGCCGAACAAGTGACCAAGATTTTTGACTTATCAGAGAAGGAATTGCGCGGTAGTGGTACACAACTTTTCGATTACATCGCCAAGTGTCTGCACGAGTTCGTCTGTGAGCAAAAAGTCGAAGCCGAACACATGTCACTGGGCTTCACATTCTCATTTCCTTGCGTGCAGACCGGTTTGAGTCGCGCTACACTGGTGCGTTGGACGAAAGGTTTCAACTGTACAGACACAGTTGGTGAAGATGTGGGTGTTATGTTAAAGGCGGCAATCGCACGACGTACTGGACTTAAAATCGATATGGTTGCCATATTAAATGATACAACCGGTACGCAAATGTCCTGCGCCCATCGCAATCCGGCATGTAATATTGGTTTGATTGTCGGCACTGGCTGTAATGCCTGCTATACGGAGAAGGTGGAAAATTGTGAACGTTTGGACTCGAAATATAAGGACCGACCTAAAATTATCATCAATGTGGAGTGGGGTGCTTTCGGCGAAAAGGGTGGTCTAGAGCATTTACTAACCGATTACGATAGAATTGTAGATAAAAACTCGTTGAATGCGGGCGCACAGATCTATGAAAAAATGGTAGCAG GTATGTACATGGGTGAACTGGTACGCTTGGTTATGTTGCGCGCCGTTAATGAGAATTTGGTATTCGCACAATGCAAGCTGCGCAAATATATCACAGACATACTAACGAAGAAGCCAAATTGCATTGAAACGAAAGTACTCTCTGACATAGCCAACGATAAAGGTGATGACTGGCCTTTGGTGAAggatgtattcaaaaatatatttcatttaaacgacGCGGATCCTGAAGACTGcatgaaattcaaatatatcTGTGATGTCGTGGCGAAACGTGCCGGTAACATGCTAGGCGTTACATTGAGCGGTTTGGTGAACAAAGTTGGCGAAAACTTCACTATCATCGGTGTGGACGGCACCGTCTATCGCTGTCATCCGAACTTTGATGGTTATATGCGCGAAACGTTGGATCAATTTGTAGAGAAGGACTACAAATATGACATTATGCTCTCAGAGGACGGTTCTGGGCGCGGTGCTGCATTGGTGGCTGCTGTGGTACATCGGGAGTATATTGAGAGAAAATCACTCAATGCGAGATTGAGGCAATGA
- the LOC105209850 gene encoding ATP-dependent 6-phosphofructokinase-like: MSVIITHTIRYTPWRCHKLQTIRKEIILIAKETLKTKALQAIPVEEYPNISPAIANKMSKISRNLYKGQSLAVFTSGGDACGMNGAVRACVRMSIYLGCQPFMIREGYQGMVQGGDQFIKATWASVSSIIHVGGTIIGSARCKEFMEREGRKKAAYNLVQREINRLIVIGGDGSLTGANIFRQEWSGLLDDLVASGQITQQQREKCKDLHIVGVVGSIDNDFCGTDLTIGADSALHRITEAIDSITSTAYSHKRIFIMEVMGRHCGYLAMVSGIISEADYVFCPEAPPPLDWHTRLCSKLQKERECGQRLNIIIVAEGANDMNGEPISAQMVKKVIFEKLGWDSRITVLGHVQRGGATSAYDRILACRMGAEATIAVLESTTNTTPIVVVLVNNRIERIPLMGAVEQTQAVNKALENKDWPRAIALRGVAFQSNLQALKLLSQTKTPKSKEGGCSVNSPFNVAVMHVGSPACGINAATRSLVRTIIYNGDSVFGVNNGVLGLAAGELKPLTWGDVIGWCGQGGAFLGMNRFTPEGKYADIASQLREFKIHALVVIGGFEAYRTVVSLTLERANYLEFCIPMAVIPSSISNNIPGTEYSIGADTSLNEITKICDLIRDSARGYKKRVFIIETMGGHCGYLATMAAMAGGADSAYIFEEKFNVHDIQRDCYNMIAKMNGGIDRGLVLRSEGANKNYTSNFIERLYEEESKGLFSCRTNILGHAQQGGRPTPFDRCLATEMGIACVQFIRDQMKKAVQPNGTVLATTKGSSCMLGLMGPEYKLTPVEDLAPQTEFHLRIPKVQWWLQLRPLLRILSIHDSAYADNFPATTTTSLQQPVDINCTVN; this comes from the exons atgtCTGTAATAATAACTCACACAATTCGTTACACACCTTGGAGATGTCATAAACTTCAAACGATacgaaaagaaataattttaatagcaAAAGAGACATTAAAAACGAAAGCTTTGCAAGCAATACCCGTCGAAGAATATCCCAATATAAGCCCGgctattgcaaataaaatgtcgaaGATTTCAAGAAACCTCTATAAAGGTCAATCTCTAGCGGTTTTTACAAGTGGCGGCGATGCATGTGGCATGAATGGCGCGGTGCGCGCCTGCGTACGTATGTCCATCTATTTGGGCTGTCAG CCCTTCATGATACGTGAGGGTTATCAAGGTATGGTGCAGGGCGGCGATCAATTCATTAAAGCGACATGGGCGTCTGTGTCCTCTATTATACATGTGGGTGGTACAATAATTGGTTCGGCACGTTGCAAGGAATTTATGGAACGCGAGGGACGTAAGAAAGCCGCCTACAATTTAGTGCAAAGAG AAATAAACCGCTTGATTGTAATTGGCGGTGATGGTTCATTAACCGGCGCGAATATATTTCGACAGGAATGGAGTGGGCTGCTGGACGATTTGGTTGCGTCGGGTCaaataacacaacaacagcgAGAAAAATGTAAAGATTTAcatattgtgggcgtg GTGGGTTCCATTGATAATGATTTCTGTGGCACGGATTTAACTATTGGTGCGGACTCGGCCCTGCATCGCATCACAGAAGCTATCGACTCAATTACGAGTACGGCGTACTCGCATAAACGAATCTTTATTATGGAGGTTATGGGACGTCATTGCGG CTATTTAGCAATGGTCTCTGGCATAATATCGGAAGCCGATTATGTATTTTGTCCCGAGGCACCACCGCCATTGGATTGGCATACACGGTTATGTTCCAAGCTTCAGAAG GAACGAGAGTGTGGACAACGTCTCAACATCATCATTGTGGCCGAAGGTGCGAATGATATGAACGGCGAACCGATTTCTGCGCAGATGgtgaaaaaagttattttcgaaaaactgGGTTGGGACAGTCGCATCACGGTACTCGGCCATGTGCAGCGCGGCGGCGCAACGAGCGCATATGATCGTATTTTAGCTTGTCGCATGGGCGCCGAAGCAACCATCGCGGTATTAGAATCCACCACAAACACAACGCCAatcgttgttgttttggttaaCAATCGAATTGAGCGGATTCCGCTCATGGGAGCTGTGGAGCAAACACAGGCAGTGAATAaagctttggaaaataaggaTTGGCCGAGAGCAATTGCTTTACGTGGCGTGGCGTTTCAGTCGAATCTGCAAGCTTTGAAGCTGTTATCACAAACTAAAACGCCAAAATCGAAGGAAGGTGGCTGCTCTGTCAAT AGCCCTTTCAATGTGGCCGTCATGCATGTCGGTTCGCCGGCTTGTGGCATCAATGCGGCCACACGAAGTTTGGTGCGCACCATTATTTATAACGGTGATTCAGTGTTTGGTGTTAACAACGGTGTGCTGGGGCTTGCAGCTGGCGAACTGAAACCATTAACCTG GGGCGATGTTATCGGTTGGTGCGGTCAAGGGGGCGCTTTTCTCGGCATGAATCGTTTTACACCAGAGGGTAAATATGCAGACATCGCAAGCCAATTGCGTGAATTTAAGATTCACGCATTAGTGGTTATCGGCGGTTTCGAAGCCTATCGTACCGTCGTGTCCTTGACACTGGAGCGTGCAAATTACTTGGAATTCTGCATACCAATGGCTGTAATACCATCCAGCATTTCCAACAATATACCCGGTACCGAGTATAGTATCGGCGCGGACACAAGTCTAAATGAGATCACGAAAATCTGTGACTTGATACGCGATTCGGCGCGTGGCTACAAGAAAAGAGTCTTCATTATCGAGACAATGGGCGGACATTGCGGCTATTTAGCCACCATGGCAGCTATGGCCGGGGGCGCCGATTCGGCCTACATCTTCGAGGAAAAATTCAACGTGCATGATATACAACGCGACTGTTATAATATGATTGCGAAAATGAATGGCGGCATTGATCGTGGACTTGTGTTGCGCAGTGAAGGTGCCAATAAGAATTATACCTCAAATTTCATCGAACGCCTGTATGAAGAAGAGTCAAAGGGGTTGTTTAGCTGTCGCACGAACATCTTAG GTCACGCCCAGCAGGGTGGCAGACCTACACCATTCGATCGTTGCTTGGCTACGGAGATGGGCATTGCCTGTGTTCAATTTATACGCGACCAAATGAAAAAAGCAGTCCAACCAAATGGTACCGTCTTGGCGACAACTAAAGGCTCTTCATGCATGTTGGGCTTAATGGGTCCGGAATATAAACTAACGCCAGTGGAGGATCTAGCTCCTCAAACGGAGTTTCA CCTACGCATACCAAAGGTACAATGGTGGTTACAATTACGACCATTACTAAGAATTCTCTCGATACACGATTCGGCCTATGCCGATA ATTTtccagctacaacaacaacatcacttCAACAACCTGTGGACATCAATTGTACTGTTAATTAA
- the LOC105209851 gene encoding tyrosine--tRNA ligase, mitochondrial — protein MIRRQRVLLTQLQNVFTKRGITYKNLLALKGRGFFQDIFPDTANEQMKALFTSGAQTIYAGFDPTANSLHVGNLLVIMGLLHCQRAGHNPIALVGGATGLIGDPSGRKTERNQMGETEIETNLKGIKSQLERIFKNHQDCLWDDKKYKHKLPELRVVNNADWYANINLIDFIANMGRHFRMGSMLSRSSVQTRLESEGGMSFTEFTYQIFQAYDWLHLCRAYDCRFQMGGSDQMGNLMTGHELISRVVKKPVFGMTLPLVTNEEGDKFGKSAGNAVWLDEEKTSAFALYQFFVRMPDSEVEKLLKLFTFIPLPEVELLMREHKKEPEKRKAQILLAEDVTLLVHGEKGLKQAERITEALYKGSVEALGELNYEEVKQTFAGAKVVDILAEPGMSMLQLAMKAKCFNSESDAMRIIAAGGFYINQKRVQNIAEIISQGIHVLKNGLSLLRVGKKNFYIVRWLK, from the exons ATGATACGCCGACAAAGAGTATTGCTAACGCAACTACAGAATGTGTTCACTAAACGTGGTATTACGTACAAAAATCTGCTAGCACTTAAAGGACGTGGGTTCTTTCAAGACATTTTTCCCGATACCgccaa CGAACAGATGAAAGCGCTCTTCACAAGCGGTGCACAAACGATATACGCCGGCTTTGATCCAACTGCTAATAGTTTACATGTTGGCAATTTGTTGGTGATAATGGGTTTGCTGCATTGCCAACGTGCTGGTCACAATCCCATTGCACTG gtTGGTGGCGCGACCGGCTTGATAGGCGACCCTAGTGGACGCAAAACGGAACGCAATCAAATGGGTGAAACAGAAATCGAAACAAATTTGAAGGGCATTAAAAGTCAATTGGAGCGTATATTCAAAAATCATCAAGACTGTCTGTGGGATGACAAAAAATATAAGCATAAACTGCCTGAATTACG TGTCGTCAACAACGCCGACTGGTATGCCAATATAAATCTCATCGACTTCATAGCCAATATGGGTCGTCATTTCCGTATGGGCTCCATGTTATCGCGCTCATCTGTACAAACGCGCTTGGAGTCGGAGGGTGGCATGAGTTTCACAGAGTTCACTTATCAAATCTTCCAAGCCTACGATTGGTTGCATTTATGTCGTGCCTACGATTGCCGATTCCAAATGGGCGGCTCCGATCAGATGGGTAATCTGATGACAGGTCATGAGCTAATAAGTCGTGTGGTTAAAAAGCCAGTCTTTGGCATGACACTGCCGTTGGTAACCAACGAAGAAGGTGATAAATTTGGTAAATCTGCTGGAAATGCTGTGTGGCTGGACGAGGAGAAGACCTCTGCATTTGCACTCTACCAGTTCTTTGTGCGCATGCCGGATTCTGAGGTGgaaaaactattaaaactcTTCACATTCATACCGCTGCCGGAGGTGGAGCTATTGATGCGTGAGCATAAAAAGGAACCAGAGAAGCGTAAAGCGCAAATTTTGTTAGCCGAAGATGTGACTCTATTAGTGCATGGCG aaaaaGGTCTGAAGCAGGCTGAGCGCATAACAGAGGCATTGTATAAAGGTAGTGTGGAAGCGTTGGGGGAACTGAATTACGAGGAAGTGAAACAGACATTCGCCGGTGCTAAAGTGGTAGACATACTAGCCGAACCAGGCATGTCTATGCTGCAGTTGGCAATGAAAGCGAAATGCTTCAACAGTGAAA GTGATGCAATGCGCATTATAGCCGCTGGTGGCTTTTACATTAACCAAAAGCGTGTGCAAAATATCGCTGAAATTATTTCGCAAGGCATACATGTGCTGAAAAATGGACTCTCACTGCTGCGTGTGGGGAAGAAGAATTTCTACATTGTACGCTGGCTTAAATAG
- the LOC105209852 gene encoding uncharacterized protein LOC105209852, translating into MASDSSDSEYQVEEFVKPKRVRRTVNDDTADLLGNFDDVKRQEILDGTYVEKAAASDSSDSEEDEESDAENTDKEETKETTENGEANNADAPATNGAGDSADEDTDEVKTNLSKEQLSALMRGAAKANRHVLYVTNLNFETTKYDLESHFGSAGTVKGVRIPKKRRGGFAFVEMANLEGYQRGFQLHNSMLQGRTIKVQFSEAGKKKSANKKNILKQKNRKLAEMRNEQKTFTKSGKFYDKNLKKEKAKDLLARKRWRKPASARGPKP; encoded by the coding sequence ATGGCCAGCGATTCATCCGATAGTGAATATCAAGTTGAGGAGTTTGTGAAGCCGAAACGTGTGCGACGTACAGTGAACGACGATACGGCCGACCTGCTGGGCAACTTCGACGATGTGAAGCGACAGGAAATACTCGATGGCACCTATGTAGAAAAGGCGGCAGCAAGTGACTCCAGCGATAGCGAGGAGGATGAGGAGAGTGATGCAGAAAACACAGATAAAGAGGAAACTAAAGAAACAACAGAAAATGGGGAAGCGAACAATGCAGATGCGCCAGCAACAAATGGCGCTGGTGATAGCGCCGATGAGGACACAGATGAAGTAAAAACCAATTTGTCAAAAGAACAGTTGAGCGCATTAATGCGCGGCGCAGCGAAAGCCAATCGTCATGTTCTCTATGTGACAAATCTAAATTTCGAAACGACCAAATACGATTTGGAGTCACACTTCGGCAGCGCTGGCACGGTGAAAGGTGTGCGCATACCAAAGAAACGACGCGGTGGTTTTGCCTTTGTCGAAATGGCTAATCTGGAGGGCTATCAACGTGGTTTTCAATTGCACAATTCTATGCTGCAAGGACGCACGATAAAAGTACAATTCTCGGAGGCGGGCAAAAAGAAGTCTGCAAATAAGAAGAATATATTGAAACAGAAAAATCGGAAATTAGCGGAAATGCGTAACGAGCAGAAGACATTTACGAAGAGCGGTAAATTCTacgataaaaatctgaaaaaggaAAAAGCAAAAGATTTGCTGGCACGTAAACGTTGGCGTAAGCCGGCAAGTGCCAGGGGACCAAAACCGTAA